Sequence from the Bubalus kerabau isolate K-KA32 ecotype Philippines breed swamp buffalo chromosome 17, PCC_UOA_SB_1v2, whole genome shotgun sequence genome:
catatatggcttttattatgttgaggtatgttccttctatgcctgctttctggctcACAAATCTACAGCATCTCTCTTCATAACAGCCCATTTCCAAGAGAATTTGGGTTTGCCAGTGTCTGAATTCCCAATACACTGTGAACATATTCCCAATATTGTATACTATGTGTCTTTGCAGGAATCAGGATGTCAATAAACTTTGTCTCTCCACAGATGGAGATATCCCTGGAGTTGGGCAACATGACGAGGGTCCAGGAATTCATCTTGCTGGGCTTGTCTACGAGCCCAGAAACAAGGGAAGTCCTGTTTGCCGTCTTCCTGACCCTCTACCTGCTGACCCTCCTGGAGAACGCCCTCATCGTCTTCCTCGTCTGCAGCCACACCGAGCTCCAcaagcccatgtacttcttcctgggcAACCTCAGCTGCCTGGAGATGTGCTACGTGTCAGTGACCATGCCCAGCCTGCTCGTGGGGCTTTGGATAGGACCCTACCATGTGCCCTTCACAGCCTGCATGACCCAACTCTTCTTCTTCATCGTCCTCATCTGCACAGAGTGTACCCTCCTGGCCtccatggcctatgaccgctacgtGGCCATCTGCCACCCACTGCACTACCCACTGCTCATGCGGCCCCAGGTCTGCCTGGGCTTGGCTGGGACTTCatggcttggtgggctgctggtCTCGGTGGCCAAGACAACATGCATTGCCAGCCTGTCCTACTGTGGCCCCAATGTCCTCAACCAATTTTTCTGTGATGTCTCCCCACTGCTCAACCTGTCCTGCACCCATGTGGCCCTGACCGAGCTGGTGGACTTCCTCTCGGCCATCGTCATCTTCTGTGGGACGCTGCTGGTCTCCCTGGCCTCCTACTCGGCCATCGGGGTGACGGTGTTCCGCATGCCTTCGGCCGCCGCCCGGCGcaaggccttctccacctgtgcctCCCACCTAGTGGTGGTGGGCATCTTCTACTCGGCAGCCCTCTTCATCTACTGCCGCCCCAGCCGCATCAGATCCATGGACCTCAACAAGGTGCTGTCGGTCATCTACACGGTGGCCACGCCCATGTGCAATCCAGTCATCTACTGCCTGCGGAACAGGGAGGTCCACGCAGCCCTGCTCAGAACTCTCCGCTGGACTTGATCCTGGCCTTGGGACATTAACAGCATCCCTCCTAATTTACATTTTCTCATGCCTTGAAACACTTCTGGGATACTGAAAAAAAAGTTACATACTGAAGGAATACATTTCTCACTTCTCATTATTTCtcacaaagaaagtgaaagtgttagctgctcagtcatgtccgactctttgtgaccccatggagtgtagcccctcaggctcctctgtccatggaatgctcatactggaatgggttgctatttgtttctccaggggagcttcgtgaccgagggattgaatccaggtctcctgcattacaggcagattctatactgttAATATATATTAAGGCTATCCAGGAAACCTTAATATATATACGAGTTTGAAGCAATCCATGACAAAATTGTAGCTACCCAAGAGAAATGTGAACATTGTCTATGAGAAAGCAGATTATCAAAGATGACTGATAAGGGCTGGTGACCCTCCTGACAAGATGCTTCACTTTATGAGTAAGCCAGGAAAGtaaatctaaccatctcatcagtTTTATTAAGGGAatattgacaaatatttatttcctaaatGTGTCCATATGTCCCCACAAGTAGAAATAGATATGTACAAGGACATTCATTGGATCTTtgcttataaagaaaaataataggaaaCAGCCTACATGTCCATACAGTGCATAGATTAAAAATAGTATATTCATTGTAAGATAAGCATTAGACtgttaaaaagaaatcaatttgTATGTTTTGACATGGATATTTggttcatatatatatgttaagttaaaaataaaataaatgtagtatgaaatacttttgtattttttaaaattaacttttaagttTACAAGTGTATATTGAAACAGAAGACCATTTTCTCTGCTGTTCAGATGCCTTGGTGCTTCTCAAAGCAAGTTGTGAACGTGTGTTTCCATGCTAATGTGCACCCTAGGATTGATTCAATGAAGGCAGGAGCAGTTtctcattcatcttttttttttttaatttttggctgcatcccATGGCATGAGGGGCCTTAGCTTCCAGAGGAGGAATGGAAcgcatgctccctgcattggatgggggagtcttaaccactggacggccagggaagcccctgtcacCCATCTCTATACTCCAGGATCCAGGCATTTGGGAAGGGATCTGTGAATGCGCAATGGCCTCAACTAAGGGTGGGTCTGAGGCTGACTCTCCTCttgtgtgtgcacgctaagtctcttcagtcatgcctgCCCCTGCGATTCCGTGGACTGCAGTcccccagcttcctctgtccatgggattctccaggcaagaatactggagagggttgccatgccctccttgaggggatcttcccgacccagggatctaacctgagtctcttacatctcctgtgctagcaggtggcttctttaccaccagcgtcacctgggaagtcctctccTCCCCTTAAGCCTctgaaaagttattaaaaaaaaaaaaaaagattcctcttCTCCAAATCCACAGAGATTGGGGAAGTCTCTGAGGTCAAGAGCGCCAGCAAGCCCGCCTCCTTCTCACTGTGAGGGCAGTCACCTTAGCAAGTCAGAGCAGCCAGAACAGTGGAGAGAAATGAGGGTGGATGGTTGGTTGGGGTGGGTGCCTCACTCAAGACCAGGAGCAAATCCTTCCAAGCTGGACTGAAAGGTCATTCCTCTGTTCATTGGCATCTCCTCCTCTGGGCATGAGCCCAACCTGCCTGAACACCAGAGCCACCTTCGGGTACAGCATCAGCAAGAAGTGATCTGTACCTGCTGTCTTTAAGCCATCAGGTGAGGGAACAAACTCCTTATGGATGCGGACAAGGAACCATGGAAAGACGTGTTCCTTTATAGAACACCCAAAGCATACCTCGTACCAACTCTAAAACTTTATACCTGTCTCCATAGAGTGCATGGACATGTTCTACCAGACAGGACTTCTCTGGGCAAGTAGGTCAAGTGGCTTCTTGAAGAAAATCCAGCTAGTAAGGGAGAGATAGCCTCAAAGTCACGTCTGTCTGGCTCTGAAGTGGTTTTCAACCACCGTGTTCTACCATCCCAAGAGATCAGGTATACAGTAGCTACTATTATATGGAATTGATTAATTCTAAGGGAAGAAAAATTACCTCTATGTTACAGATATGGGAAAGGAAGCTAATGGATTAACTTTCAGTCACTGTTTAAAAGTTCTCAGtgatgtcattgttgttcagtcgctaagtcgtgtccaactctttgtgatcccatggactgctccctgtccttcattatctcctggagtttgctcaaactcatgtccattgagttggtgatgttatttcAGTCTTAAGTTGTTAGAACAAATTAAGTGAAGCAAATGATTGCAAATTTCAGTACCCaataaattagaatttttgtCACCTAGGCTCTGAGAAGCACTGAGCCcgctgcctggcacatagaaagaGCTTAATATATAGTAATTATGTTGGCTACTACATCTACCATTATAACCTGTGTGCCAACTGGAATATGAGCATTAaatgtttacaataaccaggacgcGTGGATAGAGTGCACGGATTACAAATAatatagtttttttccttttcccttgctGGTCATATGACTTTAGGCAAGTCACTTTTACTTCTTGAAGTTCAGTGATCCCCCTTGAAAAATAAGATAATGAGAGCAGTTCTTACAGGTTCTCTgaggcaaaagaataaaaaaacatgaaaaattcctagcacagtgcctggaatgCTATGTTAAAGGAGAGACTTCAGAAACACTCCGATCTTTGCTGCATTGTTCATTGTGGCAAATGACTGCAAAACTCTTACACTGCCAAGGCTTCACGTGGACCAGTCCTTGGCCAACTATCCATCCTCATCTCTTTCTGTTCTTCGTGTTCTCTAAGCCTGGTTTAAAGTGTGTCCAGCGATTTTTCTGAAGCGTCTTGGCTGTGGACATCTTTGCCCCCAAGCGTTTTTGCTGCAGTGATTTTCACTGCGTAACTGATTGTCCGTTTtgccatgtgtgtgtgctgagtcaccctgtggtgtctgactcttcgcagccctttggactgtagcccgccaggcttctctgtccatgggattctccaagcaagaatgctggagagtgttgccattcccttctccaggggatcttcctgacccagggatagaaccagcatctcctgtgtcttccgcattggcaggcagattccttacccatGAGCCATCGGGGAATAAAAGATTAAATGACTGGCTGACAGTTTGACATAAAGTGACTCAGCACCAAAGTCCGTCTCAGCTGTGACTGACCCTGGTGCCGTCACTTCCcggctgtgtggtcttggggcaACGCATTGACCTGTCTGGGTCCCACACATGCATTTTGGCATAgaactgagagggtaacaggtaggaaggccagaggtccccaagcagcaggaggaaataaactgcaagtggcagatgttttttccccttttgtgcTGATGAAACTGGTTCTGCCTAAgactactattttttttcttttctcaaaccttgggctgataatagGTCAACAAACCAGTACTCacatcaattgttttatggccaggGATGACACACCTCGTGCCATTccatctcaaaaatgcatattgtgggagaggggcctggtgagacgccctcagccttgaggtgttTCTTTTACCTGATTAGAAGCTTGCTAACAGACATAAATGCCTTGTTAAAAACGAGCAAGCGGGCACGCCTTCTGTCCCTTTCTGGTGTCTATTTCAGAAGCTTTCCCTTTGTctgttatacttcaataaaactttgcCACACAAAAATCTCCAAGtagtcaagcctcatctctgaccCCAGATCGCAATCCTCTCCTCCAGAAGTCACGAATCCTGGCATAACACACAGCTCTCAGCGGCAACCTTTCAGAACCAAGAATACAGCTATGGTTTCTGGCAGTTTACTTGCTTGTAGTCAGGGCTCAGTGGAATTACAGATGTTTCCATGATTAGACTGTGTGCC
This genomic interval carries:
- the LOC129632266 gene encoding olfactory receptor 5-like, which gives rise to MEISLELGNMTRVQEFILLGLSTSPETREVLFAVFLTLYLLTLLENALIVFLVCSHTELHKPMYFFLGNLSCLEMCYVSVTMPSLLVGLWIGPYHVPFTACMTQLFFFIVLICTECTLLASMAYDRYVAICHPLHYPLLMRPQVCLGLAGTSWLGGLLVSVAKTTCIASLSYCGPNVLNQFFCDVSPLLNLSCTHVALTELVDFLSAIVIFCGTLLVSLASYSAIGVTVFRMPSAAARRKAFSTCASHLVVVGIFYSAALFIYCRPSRIRSMDLNKVLSVIYTVATPMCNPVIYCLRNREVHAALLRTLRWT